A single genomic interval of Roseomonas aeriglobus harbors:
- the fusA gene encoding elongation factor G: MARSHPLERYRNIGIMAHIDAGKTTTTERILYYTGKSYKIGEVHEGTATMDWMEQEQERGITITSAATTCKWKADDGQGEEHLINIIDTPGHVDFTIEVERSLRVLDGAVACFDGVAGVEPQSETVWRQADKYKVPRMCFVNKLDRTGADFYYCVDTIIERLGARPAVLYLPIGMEGGFKGLVDLVNNRAIIWLEESLGAKFEYQDIPADLAEKAAKYRADLIELAVEQDDEAMEAYLEGNEPDTATLKKLIRKGTLAMDFVPIVCGSAFKNKGVQPLLDAVVDYLPSPLDIPDVQGVKLDGETADSRPPEDNAPFSALAFKIMNDPFVGSLTFTRIYSGTLTKGSYLNSVKDKKEKIGRMLLMHANSREDIDEARAGDIVAIAGLKETTTGDTLCDPANPIILERMEFPEPVIELSVEPKTKADQEKMGIALNRLAAEDPSFRVSTDHESGQTIIKGMGELHLEILVDRMKREFKVEANVGAPQVAYREYLKKPVDIDYTHKKQSGGTGQFGRVKVKLTPGERGAGIIFKDEIKGGNIPKEYIPAIEKGFRETAATGSLVGFPIIDFEITLYDGAYHDVDSSALAFEITARGAMREAAQKAGITLLEPVMKVEVITPEDYLGDVIGDMNSRRGQIQGTDTRGNAQAVTAMVPLANMFGYVNSLRSFTQGRANYSMQFSHYDEVPQNVADEVKAKLA, from the coding sequence ATGGCCCGCAGCCATCCGCTCGAGCGTTACCGCAATATCGGCATCATGGCGCACATCGACGCCGGCAAGACCACGACGACCGAGCGCATCCTTTATTACACCGGCAAGTCCTACAAGATCGGCGAAGTGCACGAAGGCACCGCGACGATGGACTGGATGGAGCAGGAGCAGGAGCGCGGCATCACGATCACGTCGGCTGCCACCACCTGCAAGTGGAAGGCCGATGACGGTCAGGGCGAAGAGCATCTGATCAACATCATCGACACCCCCGGCCACGTCGACTTCACGATCGAAGTCGAGCGTTCGCTGCGCGTGCTCGACGGTGCGGTCGCCTGCTTCGACGGTGTTGCCGGCGTCGAGCCGCAGTCGGAAACCGTGTGGCGTCAGGCGGACAAGTACAAGGTTCCGCGGATGTGCTTCGTCAACAAGCTCGACCGCACCGGTGCCGATTTCTACTATTGCGTCGACACGATCATCGAGCGTCTGGGCGCCCGTCCGGCCGTGCTGTACCTGCCGATCGGCATGGAAGGCGGCTTCAAGGGCCTGGTCGACCTGGTCAACAACCGCGCGATCATCTGGCTCGAAGAGTCGCTGGGCGCGAAGTTCGAATATCAGGACATCCCGGCCGACCTGGCCGAGAAGGCAGCGAAGTATCGCGCCGACCTGATCGAGCTCGCCGTCGAGCAGGACGACGAGGCGATGGAAGCGTATCTGGAGGGCAACGAGCCCGACACGGCGACGCTCAAGAAGCTGATCCGCAAGGGGACGCTGGCGATGGACTTCGTGCCGATCGTCTGCGGCTCGGCGTTCAAGAACAAGGGCGTTCAGCCGCTGCTCGACGCGGTCGTCGACTATCTGCCGTCGCCGCTCGACATTCCGGACGTCCAGGGCGTCAAGCTCGATGGCGAAACCGCGGATTCGCGTCCGCCGGAAGACAACGCACCGTTCTCGGCGCTGGCGTTCAAGATCATGAACGACCCGTTCGTCGGCTCGCTGACCTTCACCCGCATCTATTCGGGCACGCTGACCAAGGGCAGCTACCTGAACTCGGTGAAGGACAAGAAGGAAAAGATCGGCCGTATGCTCCTCATGCACGCGAACTCGCGTGAGGACATCGACGAAGCGCGCGCAGGCGACATCGTCGCGATCGCGGGTCTGAAGGAAACGACGACCGGCGACACGCTGTGCGATCCGGCGAACCCGATCATCCTGGAACGCATGGAGTTCCCGGAACCGGTCATCGAGCTGTCGGTGGAACCGAAGACCAAGGCCGACCAGGAAAAGATGGGCATCGCGCTCAATCGTCTGGCCGCCGAGGATCCCTCGTTCCGCGTGTCGACCGATCACGAATCGGGCCAGACGATCATCAAGGGGATGGGCGAACTCCACCTCGAGATCCTCGTCGACCGCATGAAGCGCGAGTTCAAGGTCGAAGCCAACGTCGGCGCTCCGCAGGTCGCCTATCGCGAATATCTGAAGAAGCCGGTCGACATCGACTACACGCACAAGAAGCAGTCGGGCGGCACCGGTCAGTTCGGCCGTGTGAAGGTGAAGCTGACGCCGGGCGAGCGCGGTGCGGGCATCATCTTCAAGGACGAGATCAAGGGCGGTAACATTCCGAAGGAATATATCCCCGCGATCGAAAAGGGCTTCCGTGAGACGGCGGCGACGGGCTCGCTGGTCGGCTTCCCGATCATCGACTTCGAAATCACGCTGTACGACGGCGCGTACCACGACGTCGACTCGTCGGCGCTGGCGTTCGAAATCACCGCGCGCGGTGCGATGCGTGAAGCCGCCCAGAAGGCCGGCATCACGCTGCTCGAGCCGGTGATGAAGGTCGAAGTCATCACCCCGGAAGACTATCTGGGCGACGTCATCGGCGACATGAACAGCCGCCGTGGCCAGATCCAGGGCACCGACACGCGCGGCAATGCGCAGGCGGTGACCGCGATGGTTCCGCTGGCGAACATGTTCGGCTACGTGAACTCGCTCCGGTCGTTCACGCAGGGTCGCGCGAACTACTCGATGCAGTTCTCGCACTATGACGAAGTGCCGCAGAACGTCGCCGACGAGGTGAAGGCCAAGTTGGCCTGA
- the rpsG gene encoding 30S ribosomal protein S7: MARRRRPEKREILPDPKFGDEVLSKFMNSVMLDGKKAVAEGIVYSAMETVEQRAKKDPLGVFHDALNNIKPGIEVRSRRVGGATYQVPVEVRPERAQALAIRWLIGAARNRSEHTMSARLSGELLDASNNRGNAVKKREDTHRMAEANRAFSHYRW, translated from the coding sequence ATGGCTCGTCGTCGTCGTCCCGAGAAGCGGGAAATTCTGCCGGATCCCAAGTTCGGTGATGAAGTTCTGTCGAAGTTCATGAACAGCGTGATGCTGGACGGTAAGAAGGCCGTCGCCGAGGGTATCGTGTATTCGGCCATGGAAACCGTTGAACAGCGCGCGAAGAAGGATCCGCTCGGCGTGTTCCATGATGCGCTGAACAACATCAAGCCGGGCATCGAAGTCCGCAGCCGCCGCGTCGGTGGTGCGACCTACCAGGTTCCGGTCGAAGTCCGTCCGGAGCGTGCGCAGGCCCTCGCGATTCGCTGGCTGATCGGTGCGGCGCGTAACCGCAGCGAGCACACCATGTCGGCGCGTCTGTCGGGCGAACTGCTCGATGCGTCGAACAACCGTGGTAACGCGGTCAAGAAGCGCGAAGACACGCACCGCATGGCGGAAGCGAACCGCGCGTTCAGCCACTACCGCTGGTAA